The following proteins are co-located in the Paenibacillus sp. JNUCC32 genome:
- a CDS encoding GNAT family N-acetyltransferase, translating to MPQFPLLETERLVLRQIKPEDSRDIFHYFSMDTVTKFYDVESFTHIEQAEELIRRWNQRFENYQAIRWGITLRSESRVIGTCGYHGWMKHHYKAEIGYELAPEYWRQGYMTEAIQKIMEFGFNHLELNRIEAFVEPENTASRKLLEKMGLNEEGTLKQHFYWRNQFVDTVIYALLKRDFQAR from the coding sequence ATGCCTCAATTCCCCCTATTAGAAACGGAAAGATTGGTATTAAGACAAATTAAACCAGAGGATTCTAGAGACATCTTTCATTATTTCTCTATGGACACCGTTACGAAATTTTATGATGTGGAGAGTTTTACGCATATTGAACAAGCAGAAGAACTGATTCGTAGATGGAATCAAAGGTTTGAAAACTATCAGGCCATTCGTTGGGGAATCACTTTACGGTCGGAAAGCAGAGTCATTGGAACATGCGGATATCATGGTTGGATGAAACATCACTATAAAGCTGAGATTGGATATGAGCTGGCACCAGAATATTGGCGGCAAGGTTACATGACGGAGGCGATTCAGAAGATCATGGAGTTCGGATTTAACCATCTTGAATTAAACCGGATTGAAGCATTCGTAGAGCCAGAGAATACGGCATCAAGAAAGTTGCTGGAGAAGATGGGATTAAATGAAGAAGGGACATTGAAGCAGCACTTTTATTGGAGGAATCAATTTGTTGATACGGTCATCTATGCATTACTTAAAAGAGATTTTCAAGCGCGTTAA
- a CDS encoding acylphosphatase — protein MSVLKKLRNDYVIWHANRVKLPERTPGNIVRKKAVFSGKVQKVGFRLEIYCIARRMNLTGWVRNLQDGSVEAEFQGEASQIDFLVRCMRSLKRASVKKVTVADLPIKEEEESFMIAE, from the coding sequence ATGAGCGTACTTAAGAAATTAAGAAATGACTATGTCATTTGGCATGCCAACCGGGTTAAGTTACCTGAACGCACACCGGGCAACATCGTCAGAAAAAAAGCTGTTTTTTCCGGTAAGGTGCAGAAGGTAGGATTTCGCTTGGAAATATATTGCATCGCTCGAAGAATGAATTTAACGGGATGGGTGAGAAATTTACAGGATGGAAGTGTGGAAGCGGAATTTCAAGGGGAAGCGTCACAAATTGATTTTCTGGTCCGTTGCATGCGTTCATTGAAACGGGCGTCCGTAAAGAAGGTGACGGTAGCTGATCTGCCTATTAAAGAGGAAGAAGAAAGCTTTATGATCGCAGAATAA
- a CDS encoding putative holin-like toxin: MPMEVKDAISLMFMFGMFILALLTYMKKK; the protein is encoded by the coding sequence ATGCCCATGGAGGTCAAAGATGCTATCTCCTTAATGTTCATGTTCGGCATGTTCATTTTGGCATTGCTCACCTACATGAAAAAGAAATAG